One part of the Salinimonas iocasae genome encodes these proteins:
- the nhaC gene encoding Na+/H+ antiporter NhaC, giving the protein MNNKEVKAPSLTDALLPVIALIIMMGSAVYLFGDSSSFGPNQIALLIGTGLAAIIGMKNGHKWKDIEQGIVNGISMALGACLILLAVGSLIGTWMLAGTVPTLIYYGLELLNPSFFYAATCLICAVVAMSIGSSWTTAATVGVALMGVASGMGMSAAIAAGAVISGSYFGDKISPLSETTNLAPAVAGTDLFEHIRYMLWTTIPSFIIALVVFVFLGFNESGDVTAQRIEQMQTLLADSFTLGWHLLVPLVVLLALAVKKMPAFPAVSIGALLGALWAVLFQSDVVLQMAAEGDGSAVGMLKVVWQALYDGVTFSTGDDNLNSLLSRGGMSSMLNTIWLIICAMSFGAVLEKVGLLKRGVTTILRGAKSAGDMISRTILTCIGTNLVTADQYMAIVMPGRMYKQEFEKRGLHQLNLSRSLEDGGTLTSPLIPWNTCGAYMQGVLGVHPFEYIFYAVFNVVSPVLAVIYAYVGIKILRIKPPFDTDAKESNA; this is encoded by the coding sequence ATGAATAATAAAGAAGTAAAAGCCCCATCTTTAACGGATGCCTTATTACCCGTAATCGCATTGATAATCATGATGGGCTCTGCCGTTTACCTGTTTGGCGATAGCTCTTCCTTTGGCCCCAATCAGATAGCGCTGCTGATTGGAACCGGGCTGGCTGCCATCATTGGTATGAAAAACGGCCATAAATGGAAAGACATTGAGCAGGGAATTGTAAACGGAATTTCGATGGCGCTTGGCGCATGTCTTATTCTTCTGGCTGTGGGCTCTTTAATTGGTACCTGGATGCTGGCAGGTACTGTTCCAACACTTATTTATTACGGTCTTGAGCTTCTTAATCCTTCTTTCTTCTATGCCGCAACCTGCCTGATATGCGCAGTTGTTGCGATGAGCATTGGTAGTTCATGGACAACAGCTGCGACCGTTGGTGTCGCGCTCATGGGCGTTGCATCCGGCATGGGTATGTCTGCAGCTATTGCTGCGGGCGCGGTTATATCCGGGTCATATTTTGGTGATAAAATTTCCCCCTTATCAGAAACCACGAACCTGGCGCCAGCTGTTGCAGGGACCGACTTGTTCGAACATATCCGCTATATGCTTTGGACGACGATCCCCAGTTTTATAATCGCCCTGGTCGTTTTTGTCTTTCTTGGCTTTAATGAATCTGGCGATGTAACTGCACAGCGTATTGAACAGATGCAAACGCTGTTAGCCGACTCCTTTACCCTGGGCTGGCATTTGCTTGTCCCGCTGGTTGTGTTACTGGCTCTGGCAGTAAAGAAAATGCCAGCGTTTCCTGCCGTATCTATCGGGGCGCTGCTAGGTGCACTTTGGGCTGTACTGTTCCAAAGCGATGTCGTGTTACAAATGGCGGCTGAAGGTGACGGCTCGGCAGTCGGCATGTTGAAGGTTGTCTGGCAGGCGCTATACGATGGCGTAACATTTTCCACCGGTGATGATAACCTCAACAGCCTATTGAGCCGGGGAGGAATGTCTTCGATGCTGAATACTATCTGGCTTATTATTTGTGCGATGTCTTTTGGTGCAGTGCTGGAGAAAGTTGGCCTGTTGAAACGCGGCGTTACTACCATTCTGCGCGGAGCCAAGTCAGCCGGTGATATGATCAGCCGCACAATCCTTACCTGCATCGGTACTAACCTGGTAACGGCAGATCAGTATATGGCTATTGTTATGCCGGGCCGTATGTACAAGCAGGAATTTGAAAAGCGCGGTCTGCACCAGCTTAATTTGTCCCGTAGTCTTGAGGATGGCGGGACGCTGACGTCTCCATTAATCCCATGGAATACCTGTGGAGCATATATGCAGGGCGTTCTGGGTGTGCACCCGTTTGAGTACATCTTCTATGCAGTTTTCAACGTAGTAAGCCCTGTGCTGGCCGTGATCTACGCCTACGTGGGTATCAAAATTCTTCGAATTAAACCTCCTTTTGACACAGACGCAAAGGAGTCAAACGCATAA
- a CDS encoding GAF domain-containing protein, with translation MSQSEYERLAAQAEALVSGEKDLIANMANISALLFNHLEKVNWAGFYLYKEDQLVLGPFQGQPACIRIPMNQGVCGTAAADKSTLVVEDVHAFDGHIACDAASNSEIVIPLVVNDQLIGVLDIDSPEFGRFTDVDKAGLEKIARMLEATQV, from the coding sequence GTGTCACAAAGTGAGTATGAACGGTTAGCCGCGCAGGCTGAAGCACTGGTAAGCGGCGAGAAAGATTTAATCGCCAATATGGCAAATATCAGTGCGTTACTGTTTAACCATCTTGAAAAGGTAAACTGGGCAGGCTTTTATTTGTATAAGGAAGACCAACTGGTGCTTGGGCCGTTTCAGGGGCAGCCTGCCTGTATTCGTATCCCGATGAACCAGGGCGTTTGTGGCACCGCTGCTGCAGATAAAAGTACCTTAGTAGTCGAGGATGTTCACGCTTTTGATGGCCATATCGCCTGTGATGCTGCATCCAATTCTGAAATTGTTATACCTTTAGTAGTAAATGATCAGTTAATTGGCGTACTGGACATAGACAGCCCTGAATTCGGCCGCTTTACAGACGTGGATAAAGCCGGACTCGAGAAAATAGCCAGAATGCTGGAAGCAACGCAAGTATGA
- a CDS encoding sodium-dependent transporter: MAMRGEFSSRIGFILAAAGSAVGLGNIWGFPTQVASNGGAAFVLVYLLLAFVLAYPVLMAELIIGRANRSNMVDALGKISNSSLGRATGIWGCVTVSLILAFYAIVGGWMLAYFADAGVSMVGAQSVSDWLMGFSVPRNMIFCAIFLTLTSMIVLGGVKSGIEKWSVRLMPTLVIIILLLIIYVSFQPGAVEGWSAYLVPDFSRVMEPDLLISAMGQAFFSMSLGVGTMLVYGSYVSKEENLPSIGASVALVDIGVAIIAGMLIIPSMYVALHNGVEIFSPDGALIEGDKLIFTVLPALFDSIGSVGLFISFAFFALMVIAAVTSSISMLEVPVAYMVESRGIARNKAVWLMTAIIFGCSTIIILNFDSLFGLVIAATTQWSQPLLGLVLCIFAGWVWRRDSILQELKSGSPDVQHTLFWKIWPWYVRFVCPVVIAVMFARSVL; the protein is encoded by the coding sequence ATGGCTATGCGAGGTGAATTCTCGTCGCGTATCGGCTTCATATTAGCCGCTGCGGGTTCTGCCGTCGGGTTAGGGAATATTTGGGGCTTTCCAACACAGGTTGCCAGTAATGGCGGCGCGGCATTTGTATTGGTCTACTTGCTATTGGCATTCGTTTTAGCCTATCCGGTCTTAATGGCAGAGCTCATTATCGGGCGCGCTAACCGTTCTAATATGGTAGACGCGTTAGGTAAAATCTCTAATAGCTCACTGGGACGGGCCACAGGAATCTGGGGTTGTGTGACGGTTTCACTCATACTGGCATTTTATGCCATCGTCGGTGGCTGGATGCTGGCATACTTTGCTGATGCTGGCGTATCAATGGTCGGTGCGCAGTCAGTGTCTGACTGGCTGATGGGCTTCTCGGTCCCCCGCAACATGATTTTCTGCGCAATCTTCCTCACACTCACTTCAATGATTGTACTGGGCGGCGTAAAGTCTGGCATTGAGAAGTGGTCAGTTCGCTTAATGCCCACCCTTGTTATAATCATTTTGCTACTTATTATATATGTCAGCTTTCAGCCGGGTGCCGTGGAAGGATGGAGTGCCTATCTGGTACCTGACTTCTCCAGAGTAATGGAGCCTGATTTGCTGATAAGCGCAATGGGCCAGGCCTTTTTCTCAATGTCACTGGGCGTTGGCACGATGCTGGTTTATGGTTCTTACGTAAGTAAAGAAGAAAACCTGCCATCAATAGGCGCCTCCGTTGCATTAGTGGATATAGGCGTCGCGATAATCGCTGGTATGCTTATCATTCCTTCCATGTATGTAGCATTGCACAATGGTGTAGAAATTTTCTCACCAGACGGGGCTCTGATTGAAGGTGATAAGCTTATATTTACGGTGCTGCCAGCGCTGTTTGATTCCATTGGCAGTGTTGGGTTGTTTATCTCTTTTGCCTTTTTTGCACTCATGGTTATCGCCGCTGTAACGTCTTCTATTTCCATGCTGGAAGTACCTGTCGCTTACATGGTAGAAAGCCGTGGCATCGCCAGAAATAAAGCGGTCTGGTTAATGACGGCGATTATATTTGGTTGCAGCACAATAATTATTTTAAATTTCGACAGTCTGTTTGGTCTGGTTATCGCGGCAACAACTCAGTGGAGCCAACCATTGCTAGGCCTGGTGCTGTGTATTTTTGCCGGCTGGGTATGGCGTCGTGATTCTATCCTTCAGGAACTGAAGTCTGGCAGCCCTGATGTTCAGCACACGCTTTTCTGGAAAATATGGCCCTGGTATGTACGTTTTGTCTGCCCGGTAGTCATTGCTGTCATGTTCGCACGTTCGGTGCTGTAA
- the prc gene encoding carboxy terminal-processing peptidase, whose translation MKDILRISIATAFLTMGVGAGAVTTTPDVDELPILQQETQHSVAAKRVSALFTRAHYKEIALDNALSEKIFSRFLKALDNNKQVLLKSDVENFKRYQDDFDEALTRGNLKVAYDIFNQASERRMQRYEYALSLLDEKFDFEKADDKFYYDREDAKWATSEKELNELWRQRVKYDALNLILAGKTWDEAKELLTKRYNRAIKRIKQTQSEDVFQTVMNSFARSIEAHTSYLSPRNADRFQMEMNLSFEGIGAVLQSEEDFTVIKSIVPGGPADKSKALKPEDKIIGVAQDDEEFVDVVGWRLDEVVDLIKGPKGSTVRLQIQKGASESKAMSVVNLTRDKIKLEDRAAKSDVYVPDSGPHEGEKLGVITIPSFYNNLHADVSKEIDKLNAQDVKGIIVDLRGNGGGSLTEATLLSGLFIEKGPVVQIRYGEGKVSVNRDTDGEVAYEGPLTVLVDRYSASASEIFAAAMQDYNRALIIGEQTFGKGTVQQHRGLGRIYDLYENPLGSVQFTIAKFYRIDGGSTQHKGVVPDIKYPSPIDPAEWGESQEETALPWDSIDRANYATFGADQSAVDVLTAKHNKRIMENPEFKYIYEDIEDYKEKKNRDFISLVKSERLADKKDEEEQELARANERLTRLGKEPVESLEDIPDDVEELDPFLDEAANITFDMLNTGKYAINHN comes from the coding sequence ATGAAAGATATCCTTCGTATTTCCATTGCCACTGCGTTTCTGACTATGGGGGTCGGCGCAGGAGCTGTCACCACGACGCCTGACGTTGATGAGTTACCCATTCTTCAGCAGGAAACTCAGCACAGCGTTGCCGCGAAAAGGGTGAGTGCACTGTTTACCAGGGCGCACTACAAGGAAATAGCGTTGGATAACGCACTGTCTGAAAAAATCTTCTCCCGCTTTCTCAAAGCACTCGACAATAACAAACAAGTATTGTTGAAGTCTGATGTTGAAAACTTCAAACGTTACCAGGACGATTTTGATGAGGCATTGACTCGCGGTAATCTTAAAGTTGCGTACGATATTTTCAATCAGGCGTCTGAACGGCGTATGCAGCGTTATGAATACGCGCTGTCGCTATTAGACGAAAAATTTGATTTTGAAAAAGCGGATGACAAATTTTATTACGACAGGGAAGACGCTAAGTGGGCGACATCAGAAAAAGAGCTGAATGAGCTGTGGCGTCAGCGTGTTAAATACGACGCTCTGAATCTGATTCTTGCGGGTAAAACGTGGGATGAAGCGAAAGAGCTTTTGACTAAGCGTTATAACCGTGCAATTAAGCGGATTAAGCAAACGCAAAGCGAAGATGTATTTCAGACAGTAATGAACAGCTTTGCCAGAAGTATTGAAGCTCACACCAGTTATCTTTCTCCGCGCAATGCCGATCGCTTCCAAATGGAAATGAATCTGTCCTTTGAGGGGATAGGCGCTGTTCTGCAAAGTGAAGAAGATTTTACTGTTATTAAAAGCATTGTACCGGGTGGCCCAGCTGATAAGTCTAAGGCGTTAAAGCCAGAAGATAAAATAATCGGTGTGGCGCAGGATGATGAAGAATTTGTAGATGTGGTCGGTTGGCGACTTGATGAGGTTGTTGACCTTATCAAAGGACCCAAAGGCTCAACTGTTAGATTACAAATCCAAAAAGGCGCCAGCGAAAGTAAAGCCATGTCGGTGGTAAATCTTACCCGCGATAAAATCAAGCTTGAAGACCGTGCTGCCAAATCAGACGTTTACGTTCCGGATAGTGGTCCGCACGAAGGTGAAAAGCTGGGCGTTATTACAATCCCGAGCTTTTACAACAACCTTCACGCCGATGTCAGCAAGGAAATTGACAAGCTTAATGCTCAGGATGTTAAAGGCATAATCGTTGATTTGCGCGGCAATGGTGGTGGCTCGTTAACAGAAGCAACACTGCTGAGTGGTCTTTTCATTGAAAAAGGTCCTGTGGTTCAAATCCGTTACGGTGAAGGCAAAGTCAGTGTGAACCGGGATACCGACGGAGAGGTTGCATATGAAGGTCCTCTTACTGTTTTGGTTGACCGTTACAGCGCTTCTGCATCAGAGATCTTTGCAGCCGCAATGCAAGATTATAACCGTGCTCTGATTATCGGAGAGCAGACCTTTGGAAAGGGAACTGTACAGCAACACCGTGGCCTGGGTCGTATCTATGACCTTTACGAGAATCCACTGGGTAGCGTACAGTTCACTATCGCTAAATTCTACCGCATAGATGGCGGTAGTACCCAACATAAGGGTGTGGTGCCGGATATTAAATATCCTTCGCCCATTGACCCGGCTGAATGGGGCGAGAGTCAGGAAGAAACAGCGTTGCCATGGGATAGTATCGATCGCGCAAATTACGCGACATTCGGTGCTGACCAAAGCGCCGTTGATGTACTGACTGCGAAGCATAATAAACGTATTATGGAAAACCCTGAGTTCAAATATATCTATGAAGATATTGAGGACTACAAAGAGAAAAAGAATCGTGATTTTATATCTTTGGTGAAGTCAGAGCGCCTTGCTGATAAGAAAGATGAAGAAGAGCAAGAATTGGCCCGGGCTAACGAGCGTTTGACCAGACTGGGCAAAGAGCCAGTTGAGTCACTTGAAGATATTCCAGACGATGTTGAGGAACTGGATCCTTTCCTGGATGAGGCGGCAAACATCACGTTTGATATGCTTAATACGGGAAAATATGCCATCAATCATAATTAG
- the proQ gene encoding RNA chaperone ProQ: protein MESAEKFSNSKEVIAFLAERFPHCFSIEGEARPLKIGIFQELATRLEDDERISKTLLRSTLRHYTNSWRYLHSIKEGAYRVDLDGNQDAQIEKEHADHAKQQLDESKAKAAEKRKAKQQQDGEKRPPRRNNVKPGATPVKRTNETKKGTKPKSGRPMKTPPAKLSESDLQAGTRVTVKLGKAPMPAVITEVAKDGIHVQLDTGMVVKVNSDALRLAGSKRS, encoded by the coding sequence ATGGAATCAGCAGAGAAGTTTTCTAACAGTAAAGAAGTTATCGCCTTTTTGGCGGAGCGTTTTCCACACTGTTTTTCTATCGAGGGCGAAGCACGTCCACTGAAAATTGGTATTTTTCAGGAACTGGCAACACGATTAGAAGATGACGAGCGTATCAGCAAAACCTTGCTACGCTCTACGTTAAGACATTACACCAACAGCTGGCGTTATCTGCATAGCATCAAAGAAGGTGCTTACCGTGTAGATCTTGATGGTAATCAGGATGCGCAGATTGAAAAAGAGCATGCCGATCATGCCAAGCAACAGCTGGATGAAAGCAAGGCTAAAGCCGCTGAAAAGCGTAAAGCCAAACAGCAGCAGGACGGTGAAAAACGTCCACCTCGACGTAATAACGTTAAGCCAGGTGCTACACCGGTGAAGCGCACCAATGAGACAAAAAAGGGAACTAAACCGAAATCTGGAAGACCAATGAAGACTCCCCCGGCAAAATTGTCCGAGTCCGATCTTCAAGCCGGGACCAGAGTTACGGTTAAGTTGGGCAAGGCACCGATGCCTGCCGTCATTACTGAAGTTGCCAAAGATGGCATCCATGTTCAGCTAGATACCGGGATGGTAGTAAAAGTGAATTCGGACGCTTTACGTTTGGCTGGCTCCAAGAGGTCGTAA